The following are encoded in a window of Streptococcus pasteurianus genomic DNA:
- a CDS encoding PTS cellobiose transporter subunit IIA, whose product MTEEELQLAAFEIILHSGNARTSVHEAFAKMKEGKYDEAKEKLDAADAELLGAHHAQTDLLQKYASGTEVKIEIIMVHAQDHLMTTMTLKEVAVEMITLYQRLDEK is encoded by the coding sequence ATGACTGAAGAAGAATTGCAACTTGCTGCTTTTGAAATTATCTTGCACAGCGGTAACGCCCGCACTTCTGTTCACGAAGCATTTGCTAAAATGAAAGAAGGCAAATATGACGAAGCAAAAGAAAAACTAGATGCTGCTGATGCAGAACTTTTGGGAGCACATCATGCTCAGACTGATTTGTTACAGAAATATGCAAGCGGTACCGAAGTTAAAATCGAGATTATTATGGTTCACGCACAAGATCATTTGATGACTACAATGACTTTGAAAGAAGTTGCGGTGGAAATGATCACATTGTACCAACGACTCGATGAAAAATAA
- a CDS encoding glycoside hydrolase family 1 protein → MATYTFPENFWWGAATSGPQSEGRFDKKHANMFDYWYEIEPETFYDQVGPDTASNFYNSYKEDIALMKKVGLNSVRTSIQWTRLIDDLETNTVNQDAVDFYNNVIDCFIENGIRPIMNLHHFDLPVELYHKYGGWESRHVVDLYVGFAEQAFKAFGDRVKDWATHNEPMVVVDGEYLYQFHYPKLVDGKKAVQVAYNLNIASAKAIAKFRELGLDKDGGRIGTILNLTPTYAASDSEDDQAAAHFAELWNNKMFLEPAINGHFPEELEAVLEKDGVIWQTEPEDAEIFKNNTVDFLGVNFYHPNRVKAPDIAPNSVGAWLPSRYYDEYNMPGRRMNIDKGWEIFPEAIYDIAINIRDNYKNIPWFVSENGMGVSREERFMDESGQVQDDYRIDFIKEHLACLHRGIEEGSNCFGYHLWTPIDCWSWMNAYRNRYGFISNNIHTQIKTIKKSGEWFKHVTVDNGFEE, encoded by the coding sequence ATGGCAACTTACACATTCCCAGAAAACTTTTGGTGGGGCGCTGCTACATCTGGTCCTCAAAGCGAAGGGCGTTTCGATAAGAAACACGCTAATATGTTTGACTATTGGTATGAAATTGAACCTGAAACTTTTTATGATCAAGTAGGGCCTGACACAGCCTCTAACTTCTATAACAGTTATAAAGAAGATATTGCATTGATGAAAAAAGTAGGACTCAATAGTGTTCGTACTTCTATTCAATGGACACGTCTTATTGATGACCTTGAAACAAATACTGTCAACCAGGATGCAGTAGATTTCTATAATAACGTTATTGATTGCTTCATCGAAAATGGTATTCGTCCAATCATGAACCTTCACCATTTCGATTTACCTGTTGAACTTTATCATAAATATGGTGGTTGGGAATCACGCCATGTTGTTGATCTTTACGTTGGATTTGCTGAACAAGCTTTCAAAGCATTCGGTGACCGCGTTAAAGATTGGGCAACACACAATGAACCAATGGTTGTTGTTGACGGTGAATATCTTTACCAATTCCATTATCCAAAATTAGTCGATGGTAAGAAGGCAGTTCAAGTTGCGTATAACTTGAATATTGCTTCCGCAAAAGCTATCGCTAAATTCCGAGAACTTGGCTTAGACAAAGATGGGGGGCGCATTGGTACTATTTTGAACTTAACACCAACTTACGCCGCCTCTGATTCTGAAGATGACCAAGCGGCAGCACACTTTGCTGAACTTTGGAACAACAAAATGTTCCTTGAACCAGCTATCAACGGACATTTCCCAGAAGAATTAGAAGCTGTATTAGAAAAAGATGGTGTTATCTGGCAAACAGAACCTGAAGATGCTGAAATCTTCAAAAACAACACTGTTGATTTCTTGGGTGTTAACTTCTACCATCCAAATCGTGTGAAAGCTCCAGACATCGCGCCTAACTCTGTCGGTGCTTGGTTGCCAAGTCGTTACTATGACGAGTACAACATGCCTGGTCGTCGCATGAATATTGATAAAGGCTGGGAAATCTTCCCAGAAGCTATTTACGATATTGCCATCAACATTCGCGACAACTACAAAAACATCCCTTGGTTTGTTTCTGAAAATGGTATGGGTGTTTCTCGTGAAGAACGCTTCATGGACGAAAGCGGACAAGTTCAAGATGATTATCGTATTGACTTCATCAAAGAACACCTCGCTTGTCTCCACCGAGGAATCGAAGAAGGTTCAAACTGTTTCGGTTATCACCTCTGGACACCAATCGATTGCTGGTCTTGGATGAATGCTTACCGCAACCGTTATGGATTTATTTCAAACAATATTCACACACAAATTAAGACCATTAAAAAATCTGGCGAATGGTTTAAACACGTTACTGTTGATAATGGATTTGAAGAATAA
- a CDS encoding PTS transporter subunit IIBC has protein sequence MKKAFKNLTSFEFWQKFGKCLMVVIAVMPAAGLMVSIGNSLPLINADSALLATVGNVIAQIGWGIINNLHILFALAIGGSWAKERAGGAFAAGIAFILINLITGHVYGISLDMIADGTSTVHNVLGGKMLVADYFVNVLGQPALNMGVFVGIISGFVGATAYNKYYNYRKLPDVLSFFNGKRFVPFVVIYRSVLVGLFMSLVWPIIQSGINGFGMWIASSQDSAPFLAPFLYGTLERLLLPFGLHHMITIPMNYTSLGGTYEILTGAQKGTEVFGQDPLWLAWVTDLINLKGSNASAYQDLLTNVTPARFKVGQMIGATGTLMGVSLAMYRNVDPDKKKKYTAMFISTAAATFLTGVTEPIEYMFMFVAMPLYVVYAVVQGVTFALADLVNLRLHSFGNIELLTRTPMALKAGLGGDLINFVICCILSGVVMYFIADFMIKKFNFATPGRNGNYDDMDDDQASALADGASVSADSQIVQIINLLGGRDNIEDVDACMTRLRVTVKDVAKVGDEDTWKKAGAMGLIIKGSGVQAVYGPKADILKSDIQDLLDSGAEIPTVNLSEVEGNDVTKVSYKGVTEDVNAVADGDVKPITEVKDPVFAGKMMGDGFAVEPENGNIYAPVSGIVTSVFPTKHAFGLLTDNGLEVLVHIGLDTVALNGVPFSVKITEGQRVKAGELLVVADLAAIRSAGRETTIIVAFTNTAEIKAVNLTQTGKVSANTPVAKVEL, from the coding sequence ATGAAGAAGGCATTTAAAAATTTAACCAGCTTCGAATTTTGGCAAAAATTCGGAAAATGCTTGATGGTTGTTATTGCTGTTATGCCAGCAGCAGGTTTAATGGTTAGTATTGGGAACTCACTTCCGCTAATCAATGCAGACTCAGCCCTTCTTGCTACGGTTGGTAATGTTATTGCTCAAATCGGATGGGGAATTATCAATAATCTTCACATCCTCTTCGCATTAGCAATTGGTGGTAGTTGGGCAAAAGAACGTGCTGGTGGTGCGTTTGCAGCAGGTATCGCATTTATTCTCATCAACCTTATCACAGGTCACGTTTATGGTATTTCACTTGATATGATTGCTGATGGTACAAGTACAGTTCACAATGTTCTTGGTGGCAAAATGCTTGTAGCTGACTACTTTGTCAACGTTCTTGGTCAACCTGCTCTTAATATGGGTGTGTTTGTCGGTATTATCTCTGGGTTTGTTGGGGCAACAGCTTACAATAAATACTATAACTACCGCAAATTACCAGACGTTCTTTCATTCTTTAATGGTAAACGCTTCGTACCATTTGTTGTTATCTATCGTTCAGTTCTTGTTGGTTTGTTCATGTCTCTTGTTTGGCCAATCATTCAATCAGGAATCAATGGATTTGGTATGTGGATTGCATCTTCACAAGATTCAGCACCATTTTTAGCACCTTTCTTATATGGCACTTTGGAACGTTTGCTTCTTCCATTTGGACTTCATCATATGATTACTATCCCAATGAACTACACATCACTTGGTGGTACTTATGAAATTTTGACAGGGGCTCAAAAAGGAACAGAAGTTTTTGGTCAAGACCCACTTTGGTTAGCATGGGTAACAGACCTTATCAATCTGAAAGGGTCTAATGCTTCAGCTTACCAAGATCTTTTAACAAATGTAACACCAGCTCGCTTTAAAGTTGGGCAAATGATTGGTGCAACGGGTACACTTATGGGAGTTAGCCTTGCTATGTATCGTAATGTTGACCCTGACAAGAAGAAAAAATACACTGCTATGTTCATCTCAACGGCAGCAGCAACATTTTTAACAGGTGTTACTGAACCAATTGAATACATGTTTATGTTCGTTGCAATGCCACTTTACGTTGTTTATGCAGTCGTTCAAGGGGTGACATTTGCTTTAGCTGATTTAGTTAACCTTCGTCTTCATTCATTTGGTAATATTGAACTTTTAACACGTACGCCTATGGCTCTCAAAGCTGGACTTGGCGGTGATTTGATTAATTTTGTCATCTGTTGTATTTTATCAGGAGTTGTGATGTACTTTATTGCAGACTTCATGATTAAGAAATTCAACTTTGCTACTCCAGGTCGTAATGGTAATTATGACGATATGGATGATGACCAAGCTAGTGCATTAGCAGACGGTGCTAGTGTCTCTGCAGATTCACAAATCGTTCAAATCATTAATCTCCTTGGTGGACGCGATAACATCGAAGATGTTGATGCTTGTATGACTCGACTTCGTGTTACAGTCAAAGATGTCGCTAAAGTCGGTGATGAGGACACTTGGAAAAAGGCTGGCGCTATGGGACTTATCATCAAAGGTTCAGGTGTTCAAGCGGTTTATGGACCAAAAGCGGATATTTTGAAATCTGATATCCAAGACCTTCTTGATTCTGGCGCAGAAATTCCAACTGTCAACTTGTCAGAAGTTGAAGGAAACGATGTTACAAAAGTTTCTTATAAAGGTGTGACAGAAGATGTCAATGCAGTTGCAGATGGTGATGTAAAACCTATCACAGAAGTTAAAGACCCTGTCTTTGCTGGTAAAATGATGGGTGATGGCTTCGCTGTTGAACCAGAAAATGGCAATATTTACGCACCAGTTTCAGGTATTGTAACAAGCGTTTTTCCAACAAAACACGCCTTTGGTCTATTAACAGACAATGGACTTGAAGTTCTTGTTCACATTGGTTTAGATACTGTTGCTCTTAATGGAGTACCATTCTCAGTTAAGATTACAGAAGGTCAACGTGTTAAAGCTGGTGAGCTTTTGGTGGTAGCTGATTTAGCAGCTATTCGTTCAGCAGGTCGTGAAACAACAATTATTGTTGCCTTCACAAATACAGCAGAAATCAAAGCAGTCAATTTAACCCAAACAGGAAAAGTTTCTGCTAACACACCTGTTGCCAAAGTAGAACTTTAA
- a CDS encoding GntR family transcriptional regulator: MSKYEEIASIIRTRISDGTYPIDSMLPIQSDLAKEFGVSRMTIKKAIEMLTIEGLVLSKQGNGTKVLNSSFWDKEDSKFRLNNYNGLSYDMKDDPRKLTSKIIEFTVEFPDAKIAERLQVDSATPVYKIIRLRLLDGKPYALEHTHMSCDLTPGLDDDILLTSVYDYLWHQLGLKFAGSYRHITAEKPDHYDKDYLACKDDDPILQVEQVVYLENGRPIEYSRSRNRFDTRGYSLLDVKNI; this comes from the coding sequence ATGTCAAAATATGAAGAGATTGCAAGTATTATTCGAACGAGGATTTCAGACGGTACTTATCCAATTGATTCAATGCTACCGATTCAATCGGACTTAGCAAAAGAATTTGGGGTAAGCCGTATGACAATCAAAAAGGCTATTGAGATGTTAACCATCGAAGGTTTGGTCCTTTCAAAACAAGGAAATGGAACAAAGGTTTTAAATTCTTCGTTTTGGGATAAGGAGGACTCAAAATTCCGTTTGAACAATTATAATGGGTTGAGCTATGATATGAAAGACGACCCTCGGAAATTGACAAGTAAAATCATTGAATTTACTGTCGAATTTCCAGATGCTAAAATAGCAGAGCGGCTCCAAGTTGATTCAGCAACACCTGTTTACAAAATTATCCGACTTCGTTTATTAGACGGTAAACCCTATGCTTTGGAACACACTCATATGTCTTGCGATTTAACACCTGGTTTGGATGATGATATCTTATTAACATCTGTTTATGATTACCTTTGGCATCAACTCGGTCTCAAATTTGCAGGTTCCTACCGACATATCACGGCTGAAAAGCCAGATCATTATGACAAAGATTATTTAGCCTGCAAAGATGATGATCCCATTTTGCAAGTCGAACAAGTTGTTTACTTGGAAAATGGGAGACCGATTGAATACTCTCGTAGTAGAAATCGTTTCGATACTAGAGGTTATTCATTATTGGATGTTAAGAACATTTAA
- the nrdI gene encoding class Ib ribonucleoside-diphosphate reductase assembly flavoprotein NrdI, which yields MSQEKRLAPLSIVYISLSGNTQSFVKRLTEHLLNHYSLDTQTINIKELNHETFPITTPFVAVLPTYLEGGNGIDSGDVEILTNPLGDFIAAHDNYKHCFGIIGSGNRNFNEQYCLTAKQYAKRFGFPMLGDFELRGTSSDIERLAEIIVKQHQGFANPS from the coding sequence ATGTCACAAGAAAAAAGATTAGCTCCATTAAGCATTGTTTATATCAGTTTAAGCGGTAACACACAAAGCTTTGTAAAACGATTAACTGAACACTTACTGAACCATTATTCCCTAGATACACAAACCATTAATATCAAGGAACTCAATCATGAAACATTTCCAATCACGACACCTTTTGTTGCTGTTTTGCCAACCTATCTTGAAGGTGGTAATGGTATTGATTCAGGTGATGTTGAAATCTTGACGAATCCGCTAGGTGATTTTATTGCTGCTCATGACAACTACAAACATTGTTTTGGTATTATTGGTTCTGGCAATCGGAATTTCAACGAACAGTATTGCCTGACAGCCAAACAGTACGCCAAACGTTTTGGTTTTCCGATGTTGGGTGATTTTGAATTACGAGGAACAAGCTCTGATATTGAGCGCCTAGCAGAGATTATTGTGAAGCAACACCAAGGATTTGCCAATCCTAGTTAA
- the celB gene encoding PTS cellobiose transporter subunit IIC translates to MNKFLDAISDKLLPLANKLGSNRYLAILRDAFMLAFPLTMFGSIVVVICNLPFLSDDLKSLLSELFGSAQSATMSIMTVFVTWGIGYYLSKSYDEDGIFGGAISFVSFLLLTPFFTTTDSGEQVSNILSLDRLGAKGMFLGMIVSFIATEIYCRISKKGWQIKMPDSVPPAVAKSFAALIPAILTLSIFTALNAIVTVGFNTNLHDVIYNVIQMPLVGLGSSIWATLIAIFFIQFLWFFGLHGQILVNSVMDPIWNTLMYDNLDAYKAGEHIPHIISKPFMETFTVGLGGSGMTLAVVILMAFVMKKRQYRDVGRLALGAGIFNVNEPVIFGLPIVLNATILIPWVISPIIVTALNYFVMAIGLVPAPTGVSVPWTVPVFFSGMIATNSLAGGLLQIVDCLIVGFIWYPFLRMLDKQPDSAL, encoded by the coding sequence ATGAACAAGTTTCTAGATGCTATCAGTGACAAACTTTTGCCTTTGGCAAACAAGTTAGGTTCTAACCGTTACCTAGCTATTTTACGAGATGCCTTCATGTTGGCGTTTCCATTGACTATGTTTGGTTCAATTGTCGTGGTTATTTGTAACCTTCCTTTTTTAAGCGATGATTTGAAATCGCTTTTGTCTGAACTTTTTGGTAGTGCACAAAGTGCAACAATGTCTATTATGACAGTATTTGTTACTTGGGGGATTGGTTATTATCTATCAAAATCTTATGATGAAGATGGTATTTTCGGTGGCGCCATTTCATTTGTAAGCTTCCTCCTATTGACACCATTCTTTACAACTACTGACAGTGGTGAACAAGTTTCAAATATTTTGAGCCTTGATCGTCTTGGTGCCAAAGGGATGTTCCTTGGTATGATCGTATCTTTCATTGCAACAGAAATTTACTGCCGTATCAGTAAAAAAGGTTGGCAAATTAAAATGCCAGACAGTGTTCCACCTGCAGTTGCTAAATCATTCGCAGCGCTTATCCCAGCTATTTTGACATTATCAATTTTTACAGCTCTTAATGCTATTGTAACAGTTGGTTTCAATACAAACCTTCATGATGTTATCTATAATGTCATCCAAATGCCTTTAGTGGGTCTAGGAAGTAGTATTTGGGCAACATTGATCGCAATCTTCTTTATCCAATTTCTATGGTTCTTTGGACTTCACGGACAAATCCTTGTTAACTCAGTAATGGATCCAATCTGGAATACATTGATGTACGACAACTTGGATGCTTATAAAGCTGGTGAACATATTCCACACATTATTTCTAAACCATTCATGGAAACATTTACTGTTGGTTTAGGTGGATCAGGTATGACTTTGGCAGTTGTTATCCTTATGGCATTTGTTATGAAGAAAAGACAATATCGTGATGTTGGCCGTTTGGCATTAGGTGCTGGTATCTTCAACGTTAACGAACCTGTTATCTTCGGTTTGCCAATTGTGTTGAATGCTACAATTCTTATTCCTTGGGTAATTTCACCAATCATCGTTACAGCGCTTAACTATTTCGTAATGGCAATTGGTCTTGTACCTGCTCCAACAGGTGTATCAGTGCCTTGGACTGTACCAGTATTCTTTAGTGGTATGATTGCTACAAACTCACTTGCAGGTGGACTTCTTCAAATCGTTGACTGTCTCATCGTCGGATTTATTTGGTATCCATTCTTACGTATGCTAGACAAACAACCTGATTCTGCGTTATAA
- a CDS encoding PTS cellobiose transporter subunit IIB → MSKALIICVAGMSSSLMAQKTTDFFEKQGKDITVEAISSNEGEQVITDATYDLYLVSPQAGMYYNQFAAAGEKSGRPVVKVPPQAYVPIPMGVEKMANLIVENI, encoded by the coding sequence ATGTCAAAAGCATTGATTATCTGTGTAGCTGGAATGTCATCATCACTAATGGCCCAAAAAACAACAGACTTTTTCGAAAAACAAGGTAAAGACATCACTGTAGAAGCTATCAGCTCTAACGAAGGTGAACAAGTTATTACTGATGCAACCTACGATTTGTATCTAGTTAGCCCACAAGCTGGTATGTATTATAACCAATTTGCAGCTGCTGGTGAAAAATCAGGTCGTCCAGTTGTTAAAGTTCCACCACAAGCTTATGTTCCAATCCCAATGGGTGTTGAGAAAATGGCTAATCTTATCGTAGAAAACATTTAA
- the manA gene encoding mannose-6-phosphate isomerase, class I: MAEPLFLKSQMHDKIWGGTKLRDEFGYDIPTETTGEYWAISAHPNGVSIVDNGTYKGEGLDKLYREHKELFGNPKSEVFPLLTKILDANDWLSVQVHPDDAYALEHEGELGKTECWYVIAADEDSEIIYGHNAKSKEELRQLIEAGKWDDLLTKIPVKAGDFFYVPSGTMHAIGKGILILETQQSSDTTYRVYDFDRRDAQGNLRDLHIEQSIDVLTIGEPANSTPVTIDVDNLSSSLLVSNEFFAVYKWVVSGVVNLTQTAPYLLVSVLSGQGSLNIDNRVYNIKKGDHFILPNDVKSWEFDGELEIIASHANEK; the protein is encoded by the coding sequence ATGGCAGAACCATTATTTCTAAAGTCACAAATGCATGATAAAATCTGGGGGGGAACTAAACTTCGTGATGAGTTTGGTTATGACATTCCAACAGAAACAACTGGTGAATACTGGGCAATTTCAGCTCATCCAAACGGTGTTTCAATCGTAGATAATGGTACTTATAAAGGTGAAGGTCTAGATAAACTTTATCGTGAACACAAAGAACTTTTTGGCAATCCAAAATCTGAAGTCTTTCCATTATTGACAAAAATTCTTGATGCCAATGATTGGCTTAGTGTACAAGTTCACCCAGATGATGCTTACGCTCTTGAACATGAAGGCGAACTTGGTAAAACTGAGTGCTGGTATGTTATTGCTGCGGATGAAGATTCTGAAATTATTTACGGACACAATGCCAAATCAAAAGAAGAGCTTCGTCAATTGATTGAAGCTGGGAAATGGGATGATTTGTTAACAAAAATCCCTGTAAAAGCTGGGGATTTCTTCTACGTACCAAGTGGTACAATGCACGCTATTGGTAAAGGCATCTTAATTTTAGAAACACAACAATCAAGTGATACAACTTACCGTGTTTATGATTTTGACCGCCGTGATGCACAAGGCAATCTTCGTGACTTACACATTGAGCAATCAATTGATGTTTTAACAATTGGTGAACCTGCTAACAGTACACCTGTAACGATTGATGTTGACAACTTGAGTTCAAGCCTTTTGGTTTCAAATGAATTCTTTGCTGTTTATAAATGGGTGGTATCTGGTGTCGTTAATCTTACACAAACAGCACCATACTTGTTGGTAAGTGTTCTTTCAGGTCAAGGTAGCTTGAATATTGATAACCGTGTTTATAACATCAAAAAAGGTGACCACTTTATCCTTCCGAATGATGTTAAATCATGGGAATTTGATGGCGAGCTAGAAATTATTGCTAGTCACGCAAACGAAAAATAA
- a CDS encoding DpnD/PcfM family protein codes for MINYGEKMRAFNVEIEEVLQRIVKVEARDENEILKLVSKQYSQENIVLDENNYKGHELRVISE; via the coding sequence ATGATTAATTACGGAGAAAAGATGAGGGCATTCAATGTAGAAATTGAGGAAGTGCTTCAAAGAATTGTAAAAGTTGAGGCAAGAGATGAAAACGAAATTTTAAAATTGGTAAGCAAACAGTACAGTCAAGAAAATATTGTCCTAGACGAAAATAATTATAAAGGTCACGAACTTAGGGTTATATCCGAATAG
- a CDS encoding endonuclease/exonuclease/phosphatase family protein: protein MAKFLTLNTHSWLEANSLKKLFDLAETIYSENYDVICLQEINQDIRGLLTKEVDGYEKLPGSPALHRDNYALQLVNYLRSQGRYYYWSWAYNHIGYEKYNEGVVILSKTPIKVNDILVSDVDDETDFHTRRVLVAETEIDQKPITVVSLHMSWFGKGFESEWQKLETALLDSPKPLVLMGDFNNPTDTAGYDMILNSPLDLQDSHKVAKKVQGDHTIIEDIDGWEGNKQSLKVDHVFTSKGIDILSSTVTFDGGEAPIVSDHFGLAVELNY, encoded by the coding sequence ATGGCTAAATTTTTAACACTTAATACGCATTCTTGGTTGGAGGCAAATTCATTAAAGAAATTATTCGACTTGGCAGAAACGATTTATAGTGAAAATTATGATGTCATTTGCCTTCAAGAAATTAACCAAGATATTCGTGGACTGTTAACCAAAGAAGTTGATGGCTATGAAAAATTACCAGGAAGCCCAGCTTTGCATCGCGATAACTACGCTTTACAACTCGTGAATTATCTGAGAAGTCAAGGACGATATTATTATTGGTCTTGGGCATATAATCATATTGGATACGAAAAGTACAATGAGGGTGTTGTTATTTTATCAAAAACACCTATCAAAGTGAATGATATTCTGGTATCTGATGTTGATGACGAAACTGATTTTCACACAAGACGTGTTCTTGTTGCGGAGACGGAAATTGATCAGAAACCAATTACGGTTGTTAGCTTACACATGTCTTGGTTTGGTAAAGGCTTTGAAAGTGAATGGCAAAAGTTGGAGACAGCGCTGCTTGATTCCCCCAAACCATTGGTACTCATGGGTGATTTTAACAACCCAACGGATACTGCTGGCTATGATATGATTTTAAACAGCCCACTTGATTTACAAGACAGCCACAAAGTGGCTAAGAAAGTCCAAGGCGACCATACGATTATTGAAGACATTGACGGCTGGGAGGGCAATAAACAATCCCTCAAAGTTGACCATGTTTTCACAAGTAAAGGTATTGATATTCTATCATCAACCGTCACATTTGACGGCGGTGAGGCACCAATCGTTAGTGACCATTTCGGTCTTGCCGTTGAGCTTAACTACTAA
- a CDS encoding M42 family metallopeptidase: protein MKTTVDYITKLANIPSPTGYTSHIMNYVIAELESFGYAPVRTNKGGVMVTITGKNDSKHRVVTAHLDTLGAMVRAVKPDGRLKMDLIGGFVYNAIEGENCTVHVSKNGKKISGTILMHQTSVHVYKDAGTAERNQTNMEVRLDEKVTNEKETRALGIEVGDFISFDPRVVVTESGFIKSRHLDDKVSAAILIELLKEYKAQNITLPYTTHFYFSAFEELGHGANSSIPVETVEYLSVDMGAMGDDQQTDEYSVSICVKDGSGPYHYELRQHLVKLANDNKIPYKLDIYPYYGSDASAALRAGAEVKHALFGAGIESSHSYERTHIDSVQATERLVDAYLKSPIVE from the coding sequence ATGAAAACAACAGTTGATTATATTACAAAACTTGCAAATATCCCTTCACCTACTGGCTACACAAGTCACATTATGAATTATGTGATTGCTGAACTTGAAAGCTTTGGCTATGCGCCTGTTCGCACGAATAAAGGCGGAGTTATGGTCACAATCACAGGTAAAAATGATAGCAAGCACCGTGTAGTGACTGCTCATCTGGATACACTTGGTGCTATGGTTCGCGCTGTCAAACCTGATGGACGGCTCAAAATGGACCTTATCGGTGGCTTTGTTTACAACGCTATTGAGGGAGAAAATTGTACCGTTCACGTTTCTAAAAATGGCAAGAAAATCAGTGGTACAATCCTTATGCACCAAACATCTGTACACGTTTATAAAGATGCTGGTACGGCTGAGCGCAACCAAACTAACATGGAAGTTCGCCTTGATGAAAAAGTAACAAATGAGAAAGAAACACGCGCTCTTGGTATCGAAGTTGGTGACTTTATCTCATTTGACCCACGTGTTGTCGTTACCGAATCAGGTTTTATCAAATCACGTCACTTAGATGACAAAGTGTCAGCAGCTATCTTAATTGAATTGCTTAAAGAATATAAAGCGCAAAACATTACTTTGCCATACACGACACACTTCTACTTCTCAGCATTTGAAGAACTTGGTCATGGAGCGAATTCGAGTATCCCGGTTGAAACTGTTGAATACCTTTCGGTCGATATGGGAGCAATGGGAGACGACCAACAAACAGATGAATACAGTGTGTCAATCTGTGTCAAAGACGGTTCAGGACCTTATCACTATGAATTGCGCCAACATCTTGTCAAATTAGCAAATGACAATAAGATTCCTTACAAATTGGACATTTATCCGTATTATGGTAGTGACGCTTCTGCTGCTCTTCGTGCAGGTGCTGAAGTCAAACACGCCCTTTTTGGAGCTGGTATCGAATCAAGTCACTCATACGAACGCACACACATTGACTCTGTCCAAGCAACAGAACGCCTCGTTGATGCTTACCTAAAAAGCCCAATTGTGGAGTAA